The Amphiura filiformis chromosome 12, Afil_fr2py, whole genome shotgun sequence genome includes a region encoding these proteins:
- the LOC140166223 gene encoding solute carrier family 28 member 3-like, whose translation MAEANQNGAVFTVESEYEKYQLETIHKEPDGHDNPGFDDSDEEDTKPTERKLSGDITSTTKEPGIQDQFWGKTDIVLNGVKEFYYDNNRYIWNGIYLLFLTGYIAYLVYACIYDFEEAMVMVIITGIVVGCVLYVILRDNFGEQVYDGCCLPLTDKIESKWKYIKWPFYFILLAGLAVALYFLTEGRPEQLISFAGLICLVLFAYIFSKYPRHVKWRPVLWGMALQFALGLFILRTKVGFMIFDFLGDLVQTFLDYTDEGSIFVFGDNYMDHFFAFKVLPVVIYFSAVIAVLYYLGTMQVVITKIAFLMQKTMQTSASESLNAAGNIFVGQTEAPLLIRPYLSKMTKSELHAIMTGGFATIAGSVLGAYISFGISASHLLSASVMSAPAALAIAKLFYPETEESQTKTADQMKLPKGQERNIIEAASFGASTAVPLVLNIAANLIAFLALLALFNGILGYLGGLVGYPELSFELICSYVFIPLAYMMGTDWEDCQIVAELIGTKTFINEFVAYERLSEYIDNRETGAGPTLSLRSEVIATYALCGFANMGSIGIQLGGLTPMAPERKGDLASVAIRALIAGTVACFMTACIAGVLYIPDEVIPGTVAPTGLS comes from the exons ATGGCTGAAGCAAACCAAAATGGAGCAGTTTTTACAGTT GAAAGCGAATATGAGAAATATCAACTAGAAACAATACATAAGGAACCAGATGGTCATGATAACCCTGGCTTTGATGATTCTGATGAGGAGGACACAAAACCCACAGAAAGGAAACTAAGCGGAGATATTACATCAACAACAAAGGAACCAGGGATACAAGATCAGTTCTGGGGG AAAACAGACATAGTTTTAAATGGAGTGAAGGAATTTTATTATGACAATAACAGATACATATGGAATGGAATTTACTTGTTATTTCTTACTGGTTATATAGCATACTTAGTGTATGCATGCATCTATGATTTTGAG GAAGCGATGGTAATGGTAATAATCACTGGTATCGTGGTAGGATGTGTCCTCTATGTGATATTAAGAGACAACTTTGGTGAGCAAGTATACGATGGATGCTGTCTACCACTCACAGATAAGATTGAAAGTAAATGGAAGTATATCAAATG GCCATTTTATTTCATCTTACTCGCAGGATTAGCTGTAGCGTTGTATTTTTTGACTGAGGGTCGCCCAGAGCAACTCATTTCATTTGCTGGTCTTATCTGCCTTGTACTCTTTGCTTATATATTCTCCAAATATCCAAGACAT GTAAAATGGCGTCCAGTTCTATGGGGCATGGCGCTTCAGTTTGCTCTGGGTCTCTTCATCCTGAGGACTAAAGTTGGTTTCATGATCTTTGATTTCCTGGGTGACTTGGTCCAGACATTCTTGGATTACACAGATGAAGGCTCTATATTTGTATTTGGGGATAATTATATGGATCATTTCTTTGCATTCAAG GTTCTACCAGTTGTGATTTACTTCAGTGCCGTTATAGCTGTCCTGTATTATCTGGGTACAATGCAAGTAGTTATTACAAAGATAGCCTTTCTTATGCAGAAAACCATGCAGACATCGGCATCAGAGTCTCTCAATGCAGCGGGAAATATCTTTGTTGGTCAG ACCGAGGCACCACTTTTAATCCGTCCATACTTAAGCAAAATGACCAAATCAGAGCTTCATGCCATTATGACTGGTGGTTTCGCTACCATCGCTGGCAGTGTGTTGGGTGCATACATCTCATTCGGTATCAGTGCATCACATTTACTGTCTGCATCCGTCATGTCTGCTCCTGCTGCTCTTGCAATTGCCAAGTTGTTTTATCCCGAGACGGAGGAATCTCAAACAAAAACAGCAGATCAAATGAAATTACCTAAAGG ACAAGAAAGGAATATCATAGAGGCTGCCTCATTTGGTGCATCAACCGCCGTACCACTAGTACTTAACATCGCTGCTAACCTCATAGCTTTCTTGGCTCTGCTAGCCCTCTTCAATGGTATTTTGGGTTATTTGGGAGGACTAGTAGGATATCCAGAGCTGAGTTTTGAG ttaATATGTTCCTATGTGTTTATACCGCTGGCATATATGATGGGTACAGACTGGGAAGATTGTCAAATTGTAGCAGAATTAATTGGAACAAAAACATTCATCAATGAATTTGTGGCATATGAGAGGCTATCGGAGTATATTGATAACAGGGAAACTGGTGCTGGACCTACATTATCG TTACGTTCTGAAGTGATAGCAACATATGCATTATGTGGTTTTGCCAATATGGGTTCCATTGGTATACAGTTGGGAGGACTCACACCCATGGCTCCAGAGAGGAAAGGAGACTTAGCCTCTGTCGCAATCAGGGCATTGATTGCTGGCACAGTGGCATGCTTCATGACAGCTTGTATTGCAG GTGTGTTGTACATTCCTGATGAGGTTATCCCTGGTACAGTAGCACCAACAGGATTATCATGA